In Nitrosophilus alvini, the following are encoded in one genomic region:
- a CDS encoding ECF transporter S component: protein MHIPDGFISPLTYMPAYAATVTLWYVTYTKTKLDSDKISFLAALSALSFVFMMIAVPLPGGTSAHLSGVALLSIVFGPWLGFAAISMVLVIEALFFGEGGVTTLGINVLAIGFIGCFSSYYVYRFLKKINENIALFLAGWFGMNMPALFVAAVLGLQPLIASAEGKPLFFPFDIETTVAALMIPHALIGIVEGVVTVVLYRFLRKNFKVIFDER, encoded by the coding sequence ATGCATATACCAGACGGTTTCATTTCGCCCCTTACATATATGCCGGCATATGCCGCAACGGTAACATTATGGTACGTTACTTATACAAAAACGAAACTCGATAGCGACAAGATCTCATTTCTTGCGGCTCTTTCTGCACTCAGTTTTGTTTTTATGATGATAGCTGTGCCGCTTCCGGGAGGAACGTCGGCGCATCTTAGCGGAGTTGCTCTGCTTAGTATAGTATTTGGACCGTGGCTCGGCTTTGCCGCCATATCTATGGTACTTGTTATAGAGGCGCTCTTTTTTGGTGAGGGCGGAGTGACCACTCTTGGTATAAATGTTCTGGCAATTGGTTTCATAGGCTGTTTCAGTTCATATTATGTTTACAGGTTTTTAAAAAAAATAAATGAAAATATCGCTCTTTTCTTGGCAGGCTGGTTCGGCATGAATATGCCGGCACTTTTTGTAGCTGCTGTTTTGGGACTGCAGCCTCTGATAGCATCGGCAGAGGGAAAACCTCTGTTTTTTCCATTTGATATTGAAACGACAGTAGCGGCGCTTATGATACCCCACGCGTTGATTGGTATAGTTGAAGGTGTGGTTACAGTCGTTTTATACAGGTTTCTGAGAAAAAATTTCAAAGTGATATTTGATGAAAGATAG
- a CDS encoding nickel-dependent hydrogenase large subunit, with product MIVKEIIERIEGEAELDFTYKNGIIENVKIKFPHFRGMEHIIEGKSAMDALVITPRVCGICGHAHLIAATRAMEDLYKNSSNDIEITKKASDIREITLNCEIIQNHIKWFYFVMYPLIRSIQKGSQEFISLKNKKFFEAQKAVVQISKIIALFGGQWPHTSYALPGGVMCDPTYVEIVQALSFLDEVYGFFEKNIFSDGVEAFLSCSNSELISKDGDISLFVKNAYEQSYEKIGRSYDRFIVFGENSLFKSGKVLTTIVYPVKTKYVTEKTQTFTYSKNVYYKDKFYETGPLARQMLLKQPLVREFHRKLKDSAITRIVARVAETALLLQKTRDLLKCLDIDAPSYIRPKKNIHKISGSGIGVVEAARGSLIHKIEIKEGLVKKYEIITPTQWNLGNGTKKCPGVAQKAMIGLKDKKLAEFVFRSFDICSVCTTH from the coding sequence ATGATAGTAAAAGAGATAATTGAACGGATTGAAGGCGAAGCCGAACTCGATTTTACCTATAAAAATGGAATAATAGAAAATGTAAAGATAAAATTTCCGCATTTTAGGGGAATGGAGCATATTATCGAAGGAAAATCTGCTATGGATGCTCTGGTAATTACCCCAAGGGTATGCGGTATATGCGGCCATGCCCATCTAATAGCTGCAACAAGGGCTATGGAAGACCTTTACAAAAACAGTTCAAATGATATAGAGATAACAAAAAAAGCCTCCGATATAAGAGAGATAACACTTAATTGCGAAATTATCCAAAATCACATCAAATGGTTTTACTTTGTTATGTATCCTTTGATAAGATCAATCCAAAAAGGTAGTCAAGAGTTTATATCTCTTAAGAATAAAAAATTTTTCGAAGCACAAAAAGCAGTTGTCCAAATATCCAAAATAATAGCGCTTTTCGGCGGACAGTGGCCTCATACCTCTTATGCACTTCCAGGTGGTGTTATGTGTGATCCCACATATGTTGAAATTGTCCAGGCTTTATCTTTTCTGGATGAAGTTTACGGCTTTTTTGAGAAAAATATTTTTTCTGACGGTGTAGAAGCTTTTTTGAGTTGTTCCAATAGTGAACTGATTTCAAAAGATGGTGATATATCGCTGTTTGTAAAAAATGCCTATGAACAATCTTATGAGAAAATAGGCAGAAGTTATGACAGATTTATCGTTTTTGGCGAAAACTCTCTTTTTAAATCTGGAAAAGTATTAACAACGATAGTATATCCGGTAAAAACGAAATATGTAACAGAAAAAACTCAAACATTTACATATTCTAAAAATGTATATTACAAAGATAAATTTTATGAAACGGGACCTCTCGCAAGACAGATGCTTTTAAAGCAGCCTTTAGTAAGAGAGTTTCATAGAAAACTAAAAGACTCGGCTATAACAAGGATTGTAGCGAGAGTTGCGGAAACTGCTCTGCTTCTTCAAAAGACAAGAGATCTGCTGAAATGTCTTGATATAGATGCTCCTTCATACATAAGACCCAAAAAGAATATCCATAAAATTTCCGGTTCGGGCATCGGTGTAGTTGAAGCGGCAAGAGGATCGCTCATACACAAAATAGAGATAAAAGAGGGGCTTGTAAAAAAATATGAGATTATAACACCGACTCAATGGAATCTAGGAAACGGTACAAAAAAATGTCCGGGCGTTGCGCAAAAAGCTATGATAGGGTTGAAAGATAAAAAACTTGCAGAGTTTGTTTTCAGATCCTTTGATATCTGTTCTGTATGTACTACCCATTGA
- a CDS encoding energy-coupling factor ABC transporter ATP-binding protein: MIELIDVNFDYTDFKGEKKELLKDISFKIDEKERVVLLGINGSGKSTLLKILDALVFPKSGSYFYKGTKIGKRGFKKISRSFRKEVAFLMQDPNMLLFNATVKEEIEFGLRQFGFDDIESRVVDIAKRFGLEKYLDIPPFYLSGGEKQRVALASLIAIEPEVLLMDEPSANLDPPTTGWLVDLLNDMDITTVISTHNLSLAPEFGDRVLVLSDEHRLIFDGSLEEFVENRELMMEAKLLHKHRHKHGPVEHTHFHLHDWE; this comes from the coding sequence ATGATTGAGCTAATAGATGTAAACTTTGACTATACAGATTTCAAAGGTGAGAAAAAAGAGCTACTTAAAGATATAAGTTTCAAGATAGATGAGAAAGAGAGAGTTGTACTTTTGGGAATAAACGGAAGCGGAAAATCCACTCTTCTTAAGATCCTAGATGCTCTTGTTTTTCCAAAATCGGGCAGTTACTTTTATAAAGGTACTAAAATAGGGAAAAGAGGCTTTAAAAAGATATCGCGCAGTTTCAGAAAAGAGGTTGCTTTTTTGATGCAGGACCCCAATATGCTACTTTTCAATGCTACTGTAAAAGAAGAGATAGAGTTTGGATTGAGACAGTTCGGTTTTGATGATATTGAAAGCAGGGTGGTAGATATCGCAAAAAGATTCGGGCTTGAAAAATATCTGGATATTCCACCCTTTTATCTGAGCGGAGGCGAGAAACAAAGAGTAGCCTTAGCTTCGCTCATTGCGATTGAGCCTGAAGTTCTTCTGATGGATGAGCCTTCGGCAAATCTGGATCCTCCTACCACCGGATGGCTGGTAGACCTGTTAAACGATATGGATATAACAACGGTTATATCAACGCACAATCTAAGCCTTGCACCTGAGTTTGGAGATAGAGTTCTTGTGCTTTCAGATGAGCACAGACTTATATTTGACGGTTCTTTGGAAGAGTTTGTGGAAAACAGAGAACTCATGATGGAAGCTAAACTTCTGCATAAACACAGACATAAACACGGACCGGTAGAGCATACCCATTTTCATCTGCATGACTGGGAATAG
- a CDS encoding transporter, which translates to MKKVLVCAAFTTSSLFAHHGVASLGVAGLEGPGAPVETTSSATLPEGKYLAYMKLDYASYENYTPVIDDETDKSYYWMYGLGYGFTPYLSGYVFAPYYTKRIENGEETSGFHDINLMGVLGFKYDEGFILTPSNESLDDLEDWHFTLFANLTLPTGNSELKKPDGSLYDAGMQLSFGEASYMIGMSATKWFGNEWTFVADTSYNTFTEHTYSDGTRVKFADEIRINGALTYKLYTNVKKRLRVDANLEANFLHLGRDKENGIPQEATGGDILYNTAGFRVFYNNVSAAVGLKVPVWTKLNEEDLQQGSEGKEDYRVIFSFSTLF; encoded by the coding sequence TTGAAAAAAGTTTTGGTTTGTGCCGCTTTTACAACCTCATCGCTTTTTGCACATCACGGAGTCGCATCGCTGGGTGTTGCTGGACTTGAAGGGCCAGGTGCGCCTGTTGAGACTACAAGCTCTGCCACACTGCCTGAAGGAAAGTATCTGGCCTATATGAAACTGGACTATGCGTCATATGAAAATTATACTCCTGTCATAGATGATGAGACAGATAAGAGTTACTACTGGATGTACGGTTTGGGATATGGCTTTACGCCTTATTTGAGCGGATATGTTTTTGCGCCTTACTATACAAAGAGGATTGAAAACGGTGAGGAGACAAGCGGCTTTCACGATATAAATCTTATGGGAGTACTCGGATTTAAATATGATGAAGGTTTTATACTAACGCCGTCCAATGAGAGTCTTGACGATCTTGAAGACTGGCATTTTACTCTTTTTGCAAATCTCACTTTGCCTACCGGAAACAGTGAACTTAAAAAACCAGACGGCAGCCTTTATGATGCGGGTATGCAACTTAGCTTCGGAGAGGCTTCGTATATGATAGGGATGAGTGCGACAAAATGGTTCGGGAATGAGTGGACATTTGTAGCCGATACATCGTATAACACTTTTACGGAGCATACATACAGCGATGGGACAAGAGTAAAATTTGCCGATGAGATAAGGATCAACGGCGCTTTGACATACAAACTTTATACCAATGTGAAAAAGAGACTTAGAGTAGATGCAAATCTGGAAGCCAACTTTTTGCATCTGGGACGTGACAAAGAAAACGGCATACCGCAGGAGGCTACCGGCGGAGATATCTTATACAATACGGCAGGTTTCAGGGTTTTTTACAACAATGTAAGCGCCGCTGTCGGATTAAAAGTTCCCGTATGGACAAAGCTTAACGAAGAGGATCTGCAGCAGGGCAGTGAGGGGAAAGAAGACTATAGAGTGATTTTCAGTTTTTCAACACTCTTTTAG
- a CDS encoding DUF4198 domain-containing protein: protein MKKTVLFLLPFMLFGHDIWIEKNEQGYQLNYGHLHPSSEHAGKKTIEYNPENIKEIVCEKEGKIEKIENTRSYPLVIKDKCDALFIYMDNGYFTKTPYGTKNLPKNEVKMALKSWRSFESVKRIEKNSKKSIGKGLEILLLNDVKKVGDKARLLILFDGRPVEGAVVAYDDKPRGQSGVDGRVNIRVKRSGLQNIKATLRKKCDDNRCDEVVYTTTLNIEVAE from the coding sequence ATGAAAAAAACCGTACTTTTTCTACTCCCCTTTATGCTTTTTGGACACGATATATGGATAGAGAAAAATGAGCAGGGATATCAGCTTAACTACGGACATCTGCATCCCTCATCGGAGCACGCCGGCAAAAAAACGATCGAGTACAACCCTGAAAATATAAAAGAGATTGTTTGTGAAAAAGAGGGAAAAATCGAAAAAATCGAAAATACACGGAGTTATCCCCTTGTTATAAAAGATAAATGTGATGCACTATTTATATATATGGATAACGGTTATTTTACAAAGACGCCGTACGGTACAAAAAATCTTCCCAAAAACGAAGTAAAAATGGCTCTTAAAAGCTGGAGAAGTTTTGAAAGTGTTAAAAGAATTGAGAAAAATTCAAAAAAATCGATTGGAAAAGGTTTGGAGATCCTTTTGCTAAACGATGTGAAAAAGGTTGGTGACAAAGCAAGGCTGCTGATACTCTTTGACGGGCGGCCTGTTGAAGGAGCTGTTGTGGCTTACGATGATAAGCCAAGAGGACAAAGCGGGGTTGACGGAAGGGTGAATATCAGAGTCAAAAGAAGCGGCCTTCAAAATATCAAAGCGACTTTAAGAAAAAAGTGTGATGACAACAGATGTGATGAGGTGGTATATACAACCACACTGAATATAGAGGTGGCTGAATGA
- a CDS encoding cation diffusion facilitator family transporter: MFVKQRGGRCDMGDIKRKRRVIFWVLIFNLAIVISEIFAGVVSNSLALLSDAFHNASDMFSLVIAYIAILFSQKLPTKRLTYGYIKIESIAGFVNALFLLLMMIYIAFEAVLKFITPEKSDAVWMIWVALIAFVANVLSALFLNSIRENRENDVNIKAATLHMVSDAAISLGVVLGGAAIYIWNIHWMDPALSLLFSFFIGMEAFKVIKKAFFQILDSNPADMDKIVSVIKSFKNVEDVHDVHIWEPGRGEVYLTAHFVYKEDTSFKNIDELVKKMEEKLKSEGITHAVLQPELKACKMGGSVIHRS, translated from the coding sequence ATGTTTGTCAAACAGAGAGGCGGAAGATGTGATATGGGAGATATAAAAAGAAAAAGAAGAGTGATTTTCTGGGTTTTGATATTCAATCTGGCAATCGTAATATCAGAGATTTTTGCCGGAGTTGTAAGTAACTCTCTTGCGCTTCTTTCAGACGCTTTTCATAATGCTTCAGATATGTTCTCTCTTGTTATCGCATATATCGCAATTCTTTTTTCACAGAAGCTTCCTACAAAGAGACTGACTTACGGTTATATCAAGATAGAGTCCATAGCTGGGTTTGTAAATGCTCTGTTTCTTCTTTTGATGATGATCTATATTGCTTTTGAGGCGGTTTTGAAGTTCATAACTCCTGAAAAATCAGATGCTGTATGGATGATATGGGTAGCGCTGATAGCGTTTGTCGCAAATGTCTTATCTGCACTTTTTCTGAACAGTATAAGAGAGAACAGAGAAAACGATGTAAACATAAAAGCCGCAACTCTTCATATGGTGAGTGATGCGGCAATCTCTTTGGGTGTTGTTTTGGGAGGAGCCGCCATCTATATATGGAATATTCACTGGATGGATCCGGCTCTTTCGCTTCTGTTCTCTTTTTTCATAGGAATGGAAGCCTTCAAAGTTATCAAAAAAGCCTTTTTTCAGATACTCGACTCAAATCCGGCCGATATGGATAAAATTGTAAGTGTAATCAAAAGTTTTAAAAATGTAGAGGATGTACACGACGTACATATATGGGAACCTGGAAGAGGTGAGGTTTACCTTACCGCTCATTTTGTATACAAAGAGGATACAAGCTTCAAAAACATAGACGAACTGGTCAAAAAAATGGAGGAGAAGCTCAAAAGCGAGGGGATAACCCATGCGGTTTTGCAGCCGGAGCTCAAGGCTTGCAAAATGGGAGGTTCCGTTATCCACAGATCCTGA
- the rpsU gene encoding 30S ribosomal protein S21 — translation MPGIIVQPNESFEEAYRKFKKQVDRNLIVTEARARRFYEPPTERRKKEKLKARKKMLRRIWMLRRLEARM, via the coding sequence ATGCCAGGCATCATAGTGCAACCTAACGAATCTTTTGAAGAGGCTTACAGAAAGTTCAAAAAGCAGGTTGACAGAAACCTGATTGTTACAGAGGCAAGGGCGAGAAGGTTTTACGAACCGCCGACAGAGCGACGAAAAAAAGAGAAACTCAAAGCCCGCAAAAAAATGCTTAGGCGGATATGGATGCTTCGAAGACTGGAAGCCAGAATGTAA
- a CDS encoding TetR/AcrR family transcriptional regulator has protein sequence MARVSKEERREEIINTALRLFSKKGFYNTTMPEIAKELGMSVGNLYNYFHSKEALAKEIIIYTSELLGSELRKINDLDISSKEKIKKFVEVYFKIAQERPEMIEYFLRVYLSNREVFKEGCEGMICISAFVTEIMIFFEEGVRKGELRDQDFFSAFGLFMGYLGGMVFLKGEGILPNGLDYYIDDISENIHYALSYGAKG, from the coding sequence GTGGCAAGGGTATCCAAGGAAGAGAGAAGAGAAGAGATCATAAATACGGCTCTGAGACTTTTCTCAAAAAAAGGATTTTACAATACTACAATGCCTGAGATTGCAAAAGAGCTGGGTATGAGCGTTGGTAATCTTTATAACTACTTTCATTCAAAAGAGGCATTGGCAAAAGAGATCATTATCTATACATCTGAACTTCTTGGCAGTGAGTTGAGGAAGATAAATGATCTTGATATATCTTCAAAAGAGAAGATAAAGAAGTTTGTGGAAGTGTATTTTAAAATAGCTCAGGAAAGACCGGAGATGATAGAGTACTTTCTACGTGTCTATCTCTCAAACAGAGAAGTTTTCAAAGAGGGATGTGAAGGCATGATATGTATCTCTGCATTTGTTACCGAAATAATGATATTTTTTGAAGAAGGTGTAAGAAAAGGGGAGCTTAGAGACCAGGATTTTTTCAGCGCATTCGGTCTTTTTATGGGTTATCTGGGGGGAATGGTATTTTTAAAAGGCGAAGGTATTTTGCCTAACGGACTGGACTACTATATAGACGATATATCGGAAAATATCCACTATGCACTCTCCTACGGCGCAAAAGGCTAA
- a CDS encoding hydrogenase small subunit: protein MLDKREALKRVFTAKSSRIDTNRGEAYYEALWQKCRARLDELKKMAPRTKVDLSEVLEDEGLTRRDFMKWASAATAMLMLPASFTPLVAEAAELMNRVPVIWLELQDCAGNSEALLRSDGPKIDEIILDIISLEFHETLMAAAGHQAEEQLHDAMEHFKGKYLLFVEGAIPLANGGIYGTIGPSGETFEEHLKRVAKDAAAIVAVGTCATFGGVPAAAPNPTGAVGVMDIINGKPIINIPACPANPANMVGVILHFVLTGQIPELDSLLRPKFAFGYRIHDNCERRAHFDAGEFVEEWGDEGAKNNWCLYKVGCKGPMTFNNCSIVRYNEAVNWPIGAGHGCIGCSEPDFWDKYAYERPMADANIKAPTGGVEKTVDEFGLGVLTATAVGIGIHAAASVLAGKKSDEGEKQ from the coding sequence ATGCTTGACAAAAGAGAGGCATTAAAGAGAGTATTTACTGCAAAAAGCAGCAGGATTGACACAAATAGAGGTGAAGCCTATTATGAAGCTTTGTGGCAAAAATGCAGAGCCAGGCTTGATGAACTTAAAAAAATGGCTCCCCGTACAAAAGTCGATCTGAGTGAAGTGCTTGAAGATGAAGGGCTTACCAGAAGGGATTTTATGAAATGGGCTAGTGCCGCTACAGCAATGCTAATGCTACCTGCCTCATTTACTCCTCTTGTTGCAGAAGCTGCCGAACTTATGAACAGAGTTCCCGTTATTTGGCTGGAACTTCAGGATTGTGCCGGCAACTCAGAAGCTCTTCTTAGAAGCGACGGGCCTAAAATAGATGAAATTATACTCGATATTATCAGCTTGGAATTCCACGAGACTCTTATGGCGGCAGCGGGTCATCAGGCTGAAGAGCAGCTTCATGATGCAATGGAGCATTTCAAAGGGAAATATCTTCTTTTTGTTGAAGGCGCCATACCTCTGGCAAATGGTGGAATTTACGGAACAATCGGACCTAGTGGAGAGACTTTTGAAGAGCATCTAAAAAGGGTGGCCAAAGATGCAGCGGCAATTGTAGCAGTGGGTACTTGTGCAACATTTGGTGGAGTTCCCGCAGCTGCACCGAATCCTACGGGTGCAGTGGGTGTTATGGATATAATAAACGGAAAACCGATTATCAATATTCCCGCTTGTCCTGCAAACCCGGCAAATATGGTAGGAGTTATTTTACATTTTGTTCTTACCGGTCAGATTCCGGAACTTGACTCTCTCCTTAGACCCAAATTTGCTTTCGGTTACAGAATTCATGATAACTGTGAAAGAAGAGCGCACTTTGATGCAGGCGAGTTTGTAGAGGAGTGGGGAGATGAGGGTGCTAAAAACAACTGGTGTCTTTATAAAGTAGGCTGTAAAGGTCCTATGACATTCAATAACTGTTCTATTGTCAGATACAACGAGGCTGTTAACTGGCCTATAGGTGCCGGACATGGATGTATAGGTTGCAGTGAGCCTGATTTTTGGGATAAATATGCATATGAAAGACCTATGGCAGATGCGAATATAAAAGCTCCCACTGGCGGAGTGGAAAAAACAGTTGATGAGTTTGGTCTAGGAGTTTTAACTGCAACTGCGGTAGGTATAGGTATCCATGCAGCGGCGAGCGTTTTGGCCGGCAAAAAATCTGACGAGGGAGAAAAACAATGA
- a CDS encoding nickel-dependent hydrogenase large subunit, with the protein MSKHIVVDPITRIEGHLRIEAIIDDNNTIVDAYSSSTMFRGIEEILRGRDPRDCGLLAMRICGVCTGTHYQRSIEAVEHAFGITIPKNARIVRNLIQGSLYVHDHVVHFYHLHALDWVDITKALEADPKKTVDEAFKWAKVAGVNPWVADAAKFGEVQERLKKFVKQGRLGPFAKAYWGNPHYKLTPEQNLLAVTHYLQALDLQRDAAKMMAVFGGKQPHPQSIVVGGVTCVQDIKNPARIGLFKDLLMNFRKFIKQAYLPDIYMAGTMYADEALDGTGGGLKSFLSYGDFRLDDTGFYNSALLFPSGVVLNGDLSRVYEFDQNKVTEDVTHAWYEGDKPLHPFDGETIPKYTGFGKKEGGIAYLNTKEKYSWIKSPIYDDHRVEVGPLARMVVGVAKGDKRISEYVTRFLKNGNLPTKVLFSTVGRTAARAIETELMADIMVEWTDELAKNVASGDLSTWTEFDFDKVSKDAQGYGLAEAPRGALGHWVKIKDGKVANYQTVVPSTWNAGPRDYKDRMGAYEASLIGTKVANPEEPLEILRTIHSFDPCIACAVHLIDTKGRELGVYKVDTSCAI; encoded by the coding sequence ATGAGCAAACATATTGTAGTTGATCCTATTACAAGAATAGAAGGACATCTTAGAATTGAAGCGATTATAGATGATAACAACACTATTGTTGATGCATACAGTTCCTCAACGATGTTCAGAGGAATCGAAGAGATACTAAGAGGCAGAGACCCCAGGGATTGCGGCCTTTTGGCTATGAGGATATGCGGAGTATGTACAGGAACCCATTATCAAAGGAGTATTGAAGCGGTTGAACATGCATTTGGCATTACAATACCTAAAAATGCAAGAATTGTCAGAAACCTTATACAGGGCTCTTTGTATGTTCATGACCATGTGGTACATTTTTACCATCTTCACGCTCTAGATTGGGTTGATATTACAAAAGCGCTTGAAGCGGATCCAAAAAAGACGGTTGACGAAGCTTTCAAATGGGCCAAAGTCGCTGGAGTCAATCCATGGGTTGCAGATGCTGCCAAGTTTGGCGAAGTTCAGGAAAGACTGAAAAAATTTGTAAAACAGGGACGTCTGGGACCTTTTGCGAAAGCATACTGGGGGAATCCACATTACAAACTGACGCCGGAACAAAATCTCCTTGCGGTAACCCATTATCTGCAGGCACTTGACCTTCAAAGAGATGCTGCGAAGATGATGGCCGTATTCGGAGGAAAACAGCCGCATCCACAAAGCATTGTAGTTGGCGGTGTAACTTGTGTGCAGGATATCAAAAATCCGGCGAGAATAGGACTTTTTAAAGATTTGCTGATGAATTTCAGAAAATTTATCAAGCAGGCGTATCTTCCTGATATCTATATGGCCGGAACAATGTATGCGGATGAGGCTCTTGATGGAACGGGAGGAGGTCTTAAAAGCTTTCTTTCATACGGAGATTTCAGACTTGACGATACAGGATTTTACAACTCTGCGCTCCTGTTTCCAAGCGGTGTAGTTCTAAATGGGGATTTGAGCAGGGTTTATGAGTTTGACCAAAACAAAGTTACAGAAGACGTAACACACGCCTGGTATGAGGGAGATAAACCTCTGCATCCTTTTGATGGAGAAACTATTCCTAAATATACCGGTTTTGGTAAAAAAGAGGGAGGTATCGCATATCTAAATACAAAAGAGAAATACAGCTGGATAAAATCGCCTATTTATGACGATCACAGAGTTGAGGTAGGACCGCTTGCAAGAATGGTGGTCGGAGTTGCAAAAGGAGATAAAAGAATCAGCGAATATGTGACAAGATTCCTTAAGAACGGAAATCTTCCTACAAAAGTTCTCTTTTCTACTGTGGGAAGAACGGCGGCAAGAGCGATTGAGACAGAACTCATGGCTGATATAATGGTAGAATGGACTGATGAACTTGCTAAAAATGTAGCTTCGGGAGATCTTTCAACCTGGACTGAATTTGACTTTGACAAAGTAAGCAAAGATGCCCAAGGATATGGACTGGCGGAAGCTCCAAGAGGTGCGCTTGGACACTGGGTGAAGATAAAAGATGGAAAAGTTGCGAACTATCAGACAGTTGTTCCCTCTACGTGGAATGCGGGTCCAAGAGACTATAAAGACAGAATGGGTGCATATGAGGCGAGTCTGATTGGAACAAAAGTAGCAAATCCCGAAGAGCCTCTCGAAATTTTAAGAACAATTCACAGCTTTGACCCATGTATTGCATGTGCGGTGCATCTGATTGATACTAAAGGAAGAGAGCTGGGAGTTTACAAAGTAGATACTTCCTGTGCAATCTGA
- a CDS encoding hydrogenase — protein sequence MHSPTAQKAKIIWLQGVTCNGNTHSFLNYEGFERFFQRYDLLYHPLFDTELGINDLSKFEENFDFLILEGAVTGNEEFKRGKTSFAKLFEKLAKKARYILAAGSCASYGGVFKEYDPENITGIVFDKESKRGIFKEYENKTVNIPGCPLHPEWLITVLDMLSIGKMPHLDEYLRPKELYAYLAHDGCIRNEYFEWKIDVKDFGYKEGCLYYEHGCRGPMTHASCNKILWNSVSSKTMAGMPCIGCTEPDFPKTELFETKKYMSIPAELPFGIPKRAYLTVTGITKAFKIDRLEKRLIDDSKRDN from the coding sequence ATGCACTCTCCTACGGCGCAAAAGGCTAAAATTATCTGGTTGCAGGGAGTTACCTGTAACGGCAACACTCACTCGTTTCTCAACTATGAAGGTTTTGAGAGATTTTTCCAAAGATATGATCTGCTTTATCATCCGCTGTTCGATACGGAGCTTGGTATAAACGATCTGTCAAAATTTGAAGAAAATTTCGATTTTCTGATACTTGAAGGTGCGGTAACCGGTAATGAGGAGTTTAAAAGAGGCAAAACCTCTTTTGCTAAACTTTTTGAAAAATTGGCAAAAAAAGCCAGGTATATTTTAGCTGCCGGAAGTTGTGCCTCCTACGGCGGCGTTTTTAAAGAGTATGATCCGGAAAATATAACCGGAATTGTATTTGATAAAGAGAGTAAGAGAGGTATTTTCAAAGAGTATGAGAACAAAACAGTTAATATTCCAGGTTGCCCCCTTCATCCTGAATGGTTAATCACCGTTCTTGATATGTTAAGTATAGGAAAAATGCCGCATCTTGACGAATATCTCCGGCCAAAAGAGCTATATGCCTATCTTGCGCATGATGGATGTATAAGAAATGAGTATTTCGAATGGAAGATAGATGTCAAAGATTTTGGATATAAGGAGGGCTGTCTTTATTATGAACATGGTTGCAGGGGGCCTATGACACACGCAAGTTGCAATAAAATATTGTGGAACAGTGTCAGTTCCAAAACCATGGCAGGAATGCCCTGTATAGGATGTACCGAGCCCGACTTTCCTAAAACAGAGCTTTTTGAAACAAAAAAATATATGTCTATTCCTGCCGAACTTCCGTTTGGCATCCCCAAAAGAGCATATCTTACAGTTACCGGTATAACAAAAGCTTTTAAGATAGATAGACTTGAAAAGAGATTGATTGATGATAGTAAAAGAGATAATTGA